One part of the Suncus etruscus isolate mSunEtr1 chromosome 2, mSunEtr1.pri.cur, whole genome shotgun sequence genome encodes these proteins:
- the LOC126001761 gene encoding olfactory receptor 11G2-like, whose amino-acid sequence MNVSSREINISVSYFILLGFPSSPEMQLLYFGLFSVTYALTLMGNGAIACAVRWDRRLHTPMYILLGNFSLLEICYVTTTVPNMLVNFLSTSKSISFVNCFAQFYFFFSFGCDEGFYLCIMAFDRYLAICRPLHYPRIMTKQLYTGLVIFGWSCGFILYLIPVFLIAQLSFCGPNTINHFMCDPVPLMTLSCSEDNITQRIYSTFNVIFITGTFLFVLCSYALVILSVIRMPSAASKRKAFSTCASHLAVVILFFGSVMVMYVSPGSEHPAEVQKMVTLFYSVITPLCNPLIYSLRNKDMKAALKKVFWSETIVHKT is encoded by the coding sequence ATGAATGTGTCCAGCAGAGAAATCAACATCTCTGTTAGCTACTTTATTCTACTGGGATTTCCTTCCAGCCCAGAAATGCAGCTCCTCTACTTTGGTCTCTTCTCAGTAACCTATGCCCTAACCCTGATGGGGAATGGAGCTATTGCCTGTGCTGTGAGGTGGGACCGACGCCTTCACACACCTATGTACATCCTCTTGGGAAATTTCTCTCTCCTGGAAATATGTTATGTCACCACAACTGTCCCTAACATGCTGGTCAACTTTCTATCTACCAGCAAGTCTATCTCTTTTGTGAACTGTTTTGCACAGTtctacttctttttctcatttgggTGTGATGAAGGTTTCTACCTCTGCATCATGGCTTTTGATAGGTACCTTGCCATCTGCCGCCCTCTACATTACCCGCGTATCATGACTAAACAGCTGTACACCGGTCTTGTCATCTTTGGATGGTCATGTGGTTTCATCCTTTATCTAATTCCAGTTTTTCTCATAGCACAGTTATCCttttgtggcccaaataccatcAACCATTTCATGTGTGATCCTGTCCCCTTGATGACGTTATCTTGTTCTGAAGATAATATAACTCAGCGTATTTATTCAACTTTCAATGTTATTTTCATAACTGGTACCTTTCTCTTTGTTCTGTGTTCCTATGCTCTAGTGATTCTATCTGTAATAAGAATGCCCTCAGCAGCAAGCAAACGCAAGGCTTTCTCTACTTGTGCTTCTCATCTGGCAGTGGTCATCCTATTTTTTGGCTCTGTTATGGTGATGTATGTTAGTCCTGGGTCAGAACATCCAGCGGAAGTGCAGAAAATGGTGACCTTATTTTATTCCGTAATAACACCACTCTGTAATCCTCTGATATATAGCCTCAGGAACAAAGATATGAAGGCTGCTCTAAAGAAAGTCTTTTGGTCTGAAACAATTGTTCATAAGACATAA